The following are encoded in a window of Flavobacterium cupriresistens genomic DNA:
- a CDS encoding YicC/YloC family endoribonuclease, with translation MIQSMTGFGKASLQLPTKKITVEVKSLNSKGLDLNVRMPSLYREMELGLRTFISTKLERGKIDFAIYIESTAEQTSTKVNVPVVRNYIAQLQEVYPHADETELMKMAIRMPDTLKTEREEIDENDWEQIQVIIEDALQNILNFRRDEGESLEKEFNLRIGNIRQYMNDALALDPERVQAIKDRLQTAISELKVNVDENRFEQELIYYLEKLDITEEKVRLTNHLDYFLETIKGTEANGRKLGFITQEMGREINTMGSKSNHAQMQKLVVMMKDELEKIKEQVLNVL, from the coding sequence ATGATACAATCTATGACAGGGTTTGGCAAAGCTTCTTTGCAATTGCCTACAAAAAAAATTACCGTCGAAGTAAAATCCTTAAACAGTAAAGGTTTAGATTTAAACGTAAGAATGCCCTCGCTTTACCGCGAAATGGAGTTAGGCTTACGAACTTTTATTTCTACTAAACTTGAAAGAGGAAAAATTGATTTCGCAATTTACATCGAAAGTACTGCGGAACAAACTTCGACTAAAGTAAATGTTCCTGTTGTTAGAAACTATATCGCCCAACTACAAGAAGTTTACCCTCATGCTGATGAAACGGAATTAATGAAAATGGCTATTCGTATGCCGGACACTTTAAAAACGGAGCGTGAGGAAATTGACGAAAATGATTGGGAGCAGATTCAGGTGATCATTGAAGATGCACTTCAAAACATCTTAAATTTCAGAAGAGACGAGGGTGAGTCTCTTGAAAAAGAATTCAATCTCAGAATCGGAAACATTCGTCAATACATGAATGATGCATTGGCTCTTGATCCGGAACGTGTTCAGGCCATAAAAGACCGTTTACAAACCGCTATTTCTGAATTGAAAGTAAATGTAGATGAAAACCGTTTTGAACAAGAATTAATTTATTATTTAGAAAAATTAGACATCACGGAAGAGAAAGTACGTTTAACGAACCATTTAGACTACTTTTTAGAGACGATAAAAGGCACAGAAGCCAATGGTAGAAAATTAGGCTTTATTACTCAGGAAATGGGCCGTGAAATCAATACTATGGGATCTAAGTCCAATCACGCTCAAATGCAAAAACTGGTCGTGATGATGAAAGACGAATTGGAGAAGATTAAAGAACAGGTTTTGAATGTTTTGTAA
- the gmk gene encoding guanylate kinase produces the protein MNKGKLIVFSAPSGSGKTTIVRHLLGKEDLNLEFSISAASRDPRGEEINGKDYYFISLEEFKKHIKAEDFLEWEEVYRDNFYGTLKSEIERIWALGKNVIFDIDVAGGLRIKHKFPEQTLAVFVKPPSVDELKRRLKQRSTESDDKINMRIAKASVELATAPQFDVIIKNYDLPVALEEAHQLVKDFVNK, from the coding sequence ATGAATAAAGGAAAGTTAATTGTTTTTTCGGCACCTTCAGGATCAGGAAAAACAACTATAGTTAGACATTTACTTGGGAAGGAAGATTTAAATTTAGAATTCTCCATCTCAGCAGCTTCACGCGACCCGCGTGGAGAAGAAATTAACGGAAAAGATTATTATTTTATTTCGTTAGAAGAATTCAAAAAACACATTAAAGCCGAAGATTTCCTGGAATGGGAAGAAGTATACCGTGACAATTTTTACGGTACTTTGAAATCTGAAATCGAACGTATTTGGGCTTTGGGTAAAAATGTTATTTTCGACATCGATGTTGCAGGCGGATTGCGTATCAAACATAAATTTCCGGAGCAAACACTGGCTGTTTTTGTAAAACCTCCAAGCGTTGACGAATTAAAACGCCGCTTAAAACAACGTTCTACCGAAAGCGATGACAAAATCAACATGCGAATCGCTAAAGCATCTGTAGAACTGGCTACTGCTCCACAATTTGATGTGATTATCAAAAACTATGATTTACCAGTAGCTTTAGAAGAAGCGCATCAATTGGTTAAAGATTTTGTAAACAAATAA
- the nadD gene encoding nicotinate (nicotinamide) nucleotide adenylyltransferase: MKIGLYFGTYNPIHVGHLIIANHMAEFADLDQIWMVVTPHNPLKKKSTLLDDQQRLEMVYLATEDFPKIKPSDIEFKLPQPSYTVNTLVHLHEKYPNHEFSLIMGEDNLKTLHKWKNYEVLLANYDIYVYPRISAEEENIELKSHPKIHIIDAPIVEISSTFIRNNIKEGKNIQPLLPPKVWEYIDHNNFYKK, encoded by the coding sequence ATGAAAATAGGCCTTTATTTCGGAACTTATAACCCTATTCATGTTGGTCATCTGATCATTGCCAATCACATGGCGGAGTTTGCTGATTTAGATCAGATTTGGATGGTGGTGACACCTCACAATCCGTTAAAAAAGAAATCGACATTACTGGACGATCAGCAGCGTTTAGAAATGGTTTATCTGGCTACCGAAGATTTTCCGAAAATAAAACCTTCTGATATTGAGTTTAAACTCCCTCAGCCTAGTTATACGGTTAATACCTTGGTGCATTTACATGAAAAGTATCCCAACCATGAATTTTCTTTGATTATGGGTGAGGACAACTTAAAAACACTTCATAAATGGAAAAACTATGAAGTACTACTGGCCAATTATGACATTTATGTTTATCCGCGCATATCAGCTGAAGAGGAAAATATAGAACTAAAATCACATCCGAAAATCCATATTATTGATGCGCCGATTGTGGAAATATCGTCCACTTTTATTCGCAACAACATCAAAGAAGGCAAAAACATTCAACCGCTTTTACCTCCTAAAGTTTGGGAATATATTGATCATAATAATTTTTACAAAAAGTAA
- a CDS encoding PKD domain-containing protein encodes MKLKSLIVVFAIVFLGFCCSKKDTEKIIDCVEESILVHITDSKDATNKKKVNFTVDYGGTYTFSYVKWDFGDGTFQEVTTKTISHIYSTAGTFAVKGTVTIKDGKRTCTSSPTRNVIVE; translated from the coding sequence ATGAAATTGAAATCTCTTATCGTAGTATTTGCAATTGTTTTTCTTGGTTTTTGCTGCAGTAAAAAGGATACAGAAAAAATAATTGATTGTGTTGAAGAATCTATACTTGTTCATATAACAGACAGTAAGGACGCCACTAACAAAAAGAAAGTTAACTTTACTGTGGATTATGGCGGGACTTATACCTTTAGTTATGTGAAATGGGATTTTGGAGATGGAACGTTTCAGGAGGTTACCACTAAAACAATTTCACACATTTACAGTACAGCAGGAACTTTTGCCGTAAAAGGAACTGTTACCATCAAAGACGGGAAGAGAACTTGTACCTCCTCGCCAACAAGAAACGTAATCGTTGAATAA
- a CDS encoding nicotinate phosphoribosyltransferase translates to MNPLLLTDGYKVDHRRQYPDGTTVVYSNWTPRKSRIEGIEEVVFFGLQYFIKKYIIQDFELHFFKQPKEEVVRKYARRINNYLGENLVGTKHIEDLHDLGYIPMVFKALPEGASVPIRVPMFTMYNTLPEFFWLTNYFETLLSAVVWLPCNSATIAKEYRKVLDKYAQETSSVPEFVDWQAHDFSMRGMGGIEASLTSSAGHLLSFTGSDTIPAIDFMEEYYNADSDKELIAGSVAATEHSVMCMGTTEGEYETFKRLISEVYPKGIVSIVSDTWDLWKVLTDYLPRLKEEIVSREGKVVIRPDSGDPVDIICGNPNGKTVQEKKGVIELLWEVFGGSTNDKGFKELVPQIGAIYGDSITVARATQICERLKVKGFASTNIVLGIGSFTYQYNTRDTFGFAMKATYGEVNGEGRAIFKDPITDDGTKKSAKGLMKIDLVDGVYKLTDNVSWEEERKGELKEVFRDGKLLIDQSLAEIRNNVKKELTTV, encoded by the coding sequence ATGAACCCATTATTACTAACTGATGGTTACAAAGTAGACCACAGAAGACAATATCCCGATGGAACAACAGTCGTGTATTCTAACTGGACGCCAAGAAAATCAAGAATTGAAGGTATTGAAGAAGTTGTGTTTTTCGGATTGCAATATTTCATTAAAAAATATATTATTCAGGACTTCGAATTGCATTTTTTCAAACAACCAAAAGAAGAAGTCGTGAGAAAATATGCAAGAAGAATCAATAATTACTTAGGCGAAAATTTAGTTGGAACCAAACATATCGAAGATTTACACGATTTAGGATACATTCCGATGGTTTTTAAAGCGTTGCCGGAAGGAGCAAGTGTGCCAATTCGTGTACCAATGTTCACGATGTACAACACGCTTCCGGAGTTTTTCTGGTTGACCAATTATTTCGAAACCTTGCTTTCAGCTGTAGTTTGGTTACCATGTAATTCGGCAACAATTGCTAAAGAGTACCGAAAAGTTTTAGACAAATATGCTCAGGAAACTTCATCAGTTCCCGAATTTGTAGATTGGCAGGCACATGATTTCTCTATGCGAGGAATGGGAGGTATTGAAGCTTCTTTGACTTCTTCTGCAGGACATTTGTTGAGTTTTACAGGTTCAGATACGATTCCGGCGATTGATTTTATGGAAGAGTACTACAATGCTGATTCAGATAAGGAGTTAATTGCCGGTTCAGTTGCGGCTACAGAACATTCGGTAATGTGTATGGGGACTACTGAAGGGGAGTATGAAACTTTCAAAAGACTAATTTCTGAAGTTTATCCAAAAGGGATTGTTTCAATCGTTTCTGATACTTGGGATTTATGGAAAGTTTTAACGGATTATTTACCTCGATTAAAAGAGGAAATAGTTTCGAGAGAAGGCAAAGTGGTGATTCGTCCAGACAGTGGTGATCCGGTAGATATTATCTGTGGAAATCCAAATGGTAAAACAGTACAAGAAAAGAAAGGAGTTATAGAATTGCTTTGGGAGGTGTTCGGCGGCAGTACAAACGATAAAGGATTTAAGGAATTAGTACCGCAAATTGGTGCAATTTACGGAGACAGTATTACCGTAGCCAGAGCAACTCAAATCTGTGAGCGATTAAAAGTAAAAGGATTTGCTTCTACCAATATTGTTCTCGGAATCGGTTCTTTTACTTACCAATACAATACAAGAGATACTTTTGGTTTTGCAATGAAGGCGACTTACGGAGAAGTAAACGGAGAAGGAAGAGCCATCTTCAAAGATCCAATTACGGATGACGGAACTAAAAAGTCGGCCAAAGGATTAATGAAAATTGATTTAGTAGACGGTGTGTATAAGCTAACCGATAATGTTTCCTGGGAAGAAGAACGAAAAGGAGAGCTAAAAGAAGTTTTTAGAGATGGAAAACTACTAATAGATCAATCGCTTGCCGAAATTAGGAATAATGTCAAAAAAGAGCTGACAACAGTATAA
- a CDS encoding RNA 2'-phosphotransferase, which produces MDEKIIKGTSKFLSFVLRHSPETIDLKLDENGWANVDELIPQSNKHKVPLDFDLLQVVVATNDKKRFIFNEDKTKIRASQGHSINVELNLTEVVPQGFLYHGTVAASIDSIKETGLQKMSRQHVHLSKDKETAIKVGGRRGKPVILTVDAERMQLEGFKFYLSENGVWLTDEVPARYIEF; this is translated from the coding sequence ATGGATGAAAAAATTATAAAAGGAACAAGCAAGTTTCTAAGTTTTGTTCTCCGACATTCACCGGAAACGATTGATTTAAAATTAGATGAAAATGGCTGGGCAAATGTTGATGAATTGATTCCTCAGTCTAATAAACATAAAGTGCCACTCGATTTTGATTTGCTTCAGGTTGTGGTAGCAACCAATGATAAAAAACGTTTTATTTTCAATGAAGACAAAACAAAAATAAGAGCCAGCCAAGGACATTCTATAAACGTTGAGTTGAATTTGACTGAGGTTGTACCACAGGGCTTTTTATATCACGGAACAGTAGCAGCCAGTATCGATAGCATTAAAGAAACAGGTTTGCAGAAAATGAGTCGTCAGCACGTACATCTCAGCAAAGACAAAGAGACGGCAATTAAAGTTGGAGGGAGAAGAGGAAAACCTGTCATTTTAACTGTAGATGCCGAAAGAATGCAATTAGAGGGATTCAAATTTTATCTTTCGGAAAACGGTGTTTGGTTAACGGATGAAGTTCCTGCAAGATATATTGAGTTTTAA
- a CDS encoding DUF4291 domain-containing protein, with protein sequence MKIELKKYNEQIVEWPDKGHHIMAQYDDKEIIVYQSYRKEIGEFAVKNQFFGGEFSLTRMTWIKPNFLWMMYRNGWGTKEGQEIVLAIHLKIEAFQKYLQNAVYSSYDTSFELSYEEWKSEVKTSSVRLQWDPDHNPYGEKLERRAVQIGLRDDFIKSFAKEDILKIEDISEFVKEQYEFVQNRQLENLVVPFEKPFLFADEVLNRKLKIS encoded by the coding sequence ATGAAAATAGAATTAAAAAAATATAACGAGCAAATTGTAGAATGGCCGGATAAAGGACATCACATTATGGCTCAATACGATGATAAAGAAATAATCGTTTATCAATCGTATCGAAAAGAGATAGGCGAATTTGCTGTGAAAAATCAGTTTTTTGGCGGTGAATTTAGCCTCACAAGGATGACATGGATCAAGCCAAATTTCCTGTGGATGATGTACAGGAATGGCTGGGGAACTAAAGAAGGTCAGGAAATAGTCTTGGCAATTCATCTAAAAATAGAGGCATTTCAAAAATACTTGCAAAATGCAGTTTACTCTTCTTACGATACATCGTTTGAATTAAGCTATGAAGAATGGAAGTCTGAAGTAAAAACATCCTCAGTTCGATTGCAATGGGACCCGGATCACAATCCTTATGGAGAAAAGTTAGAGAGAAGAGCGGTGCAAATTGGTTTAAGAGATGATTTTATAAAGTCTTTTGCTAAAGAAGATATCTTGAAGATTGAAGACATCTCTGAATTTGTAAAAGAGCAATATGAGTTTGTTCAGAATCGGCAGTTAGAAAACTTAGTAGTGCCTTTTGAAAAGCCATTTTTATTTGCTGATGAAGTGTTGAACAGAAAATTGAAAATTTCATAG
- a CDS encoding O-acetyl-ADP-ribose deacetylase, with translation MILEIVKGDITEIEADAIVNAANTSLLGGGGVDGAIHRKGGKAILDDCITIRNRQGGCSVGDAVITTAGNLPSKFVIHTVGPVWNNGESKEEELLQSCYVTTLKLAVQKNIKTIAFPNISTGIYKFPKDLAAKIAYDSICKFEQKEHFEKIIFVCFDDENFNLYRNLIEKDNGNKIKSGLFGVAVGDALGVPVEFESRDYLKENPVLDMTGYGTHYQPIGTWSDDSSLTFCLADSLCRGYDLSDIAKKFVSWYSTELWTPHGKVFDIGIATRSAIHNIGKGHLPELCGGFEEKDNGNGSLMRILPLVFYLQQEKDIAVIYKKVKEVSSITHAHFRSVFACFIYVVYCLEILKGKNKGDAYKEMQKTIAAYLKDKKFNVSEIDLFDRVLNNNIAEYPENRILSSGYVVDSLQASLWCFLNSESYEETVLKAVNLGEDTDTTGAIAGGLAGIYYGIENIPRKWVAVLARKKDIDDLCERLSVKLKDAQ, from the coding sequence ATGATTTTAGAAATCGTTAAAGGAGATATAACAGAAATAGAAGCTGACGCGATTGTTAATGCTGCAAATACATCTCTTCTTGGTGGTGGTGGCGTCGATGGAGCTATTCATAGAAAAGGGGGTAAAGCAATCTTGGACGATTGTATAACTATCAGGAACAGGCAAGGCGGTTGCAGTGTTGGTGATGCAGTTATTACAACTGCCGGAAATTTGCCTTCTAAATTTGTCATTCATACTGTAGGTCCGGTTTGGAATAATGGTGAGAGTAAAGAAGAAGAATTGCTTCAAAGTTGTTATGTTACTACTTTAAAATTAGCTGTTCAAAAGAATATCAAAACGATTGCTTTCCCTAATATAAGTACCGGAATATATAAGTTTCCAAAAGATTTAGCCGCGAAAATAGCGTACGATTCTATTTGTAAATTTGAACAGAAAGAGCATTTCGAGAAAATTATTTTTGTGTGTTTTGATGATGAAAACTTTAACCTTTATCGCAATTTGATAGAAAAAGACAATGGCAATAAGATTAAATCAGGTTTATTCGGTGTTGCTGTTGGAGATGCTTTGGGTGTTCCCGTCGAATTTGAATCGAGAGATTATTTAAAAGAAAACCCTGTTTTGGATATGACAGGATATGGGACGCATTATCAACCAATCGGAACTTGGAGTGATGACAGTTCGTTGACTTTTTGTTTGGCTGACAGTTTGTGCAGGGGTTATGATTTGTCTGATATAGCCAAAAAATTTGTAAGCTGGTACAGCACCGAATTATGGACACCACATGGGAAGGTATTTGATATTGGAATCGCTACCAGAAGTGCGATTCATAATATTGGAAAAGGTCATTTGCCGGAATTGTGCGGTGGTTTTGAGGAAAAAGATAATGGAAATGGTTCTTTGATGAGGATTTTACCTTTAGTGTTTTATCTTCAACAGGAGAAAGATATTGCCGTTATTTATAAGAAAGTAAAAGAAGTATCGTCAATTACGCACGCACATTTTAGGTCGGTATTTGCCTGTTTTATTTATGTGGTTTATTGTTTGGAGATTCTGAAAGGAAAAAATAAAGGCGATGCATATAAAGAAATGCAGAAAACGATAGCAGCATATTTAAAGGATAAAAAATTTAACGTTTCTGAAATTGATTTGTTTGACAGGGTTTTAAATAATAATATAGCTGAATATCCTGAAAACAGAATTCTTTCTTCGGGTTATGTTGTAGATAGTTTACAGGCTAGTTTATGGTGTTTTTTAAATTCAGAGTCTTATGAAGAAACGGTATTGAAAGCGGTAAACTTAGGAGAAGATACAGATACAACAGGTGCTATAGCTGGAGGTTTGGCCGGCATTTATTATGGAATTGAAAATATTCCCAGAAAGTGGGTAGCTGTTTTGGCAAGAAAGAAAGACATTGATGATTTGTGTGAGCGATTGTCAGTGAAATTAAAAGATGCACAATAA
- a CDS encoding ADP-ribosylation/crystallin J1: METTRLYRPVGLREMELIAETGYTEFPPRLDWQPIFYPVTNQQYAEQIAFEWNTVDEFSGFIGIVTAFEVKTAFLEKYEVQNVGDKSHNELWVPSEDLMEFNANICNGIELVNVFFTARSFISSNTELKNKLDSFRK, from the coding sequence ATGGAAACAACACGATTGTATCGTCCGGTAGGATTGAGAGAAATGGAATTAATTGCAGAGACCGGTTATACTGAGTTTCCGCCTAGATTAGATTGGCAGCCTATTTTTTATCCCGTTACGAATCAACAATATGCAGAACAAATTGCCTTTGAATGGAATACTGTAGATGAGTTCTCCGGATTTATCGGAATCGTTACAGCCTTTGAAGTAAAGACTGCTTTCTTAGAAAAATATGAAGTTCAGAATGTAGGAGATAAAAGTCATAACGAACTTTGGGTTCCTTCTGAGGATTTAATGGAGTTTAATGCCAATATATGTAATGGAATAGAATTGGTAAATGTTTTTTTTACAGCGCGATCTTTTATAAGTAGTAATACAGAATTAAAGAATAAATTAGATAGTTTTAGAAAATGA
- a CDS encoding NADAR family protein, which translates to MKYNIDQLITEKTENKYLFFWGHQPNKDGSISKTCFSQWWLSSFEVENITYKTAEHWMMAKKAELFNDTVVLEKIIRANSPAEAKKLGREVKNYVNTVWLENRYEIVRLGNFYKFSQNKELKEFLSNTKDRILVEASPVDPIWGIGMAADHKEVNNPEKWKGLNLLGFALMEVRDELK; encoded by the coding sequence ATGAAATATAATATAGATCAATTGATAACAGAAAAAACAGAGAATAAATACCTCTTTTTCTGGGGACATCAGCCTAATAAAGATGGAAGTATTTCTAAAACCTGCTTCAGTCAATGGTGGTTAAGTTCTTTTGAAGTTGAGAACATAACGTATAAAACAGCCGAGCACTGGATGATGGCTAAAAAAGCAGAATTGTTTAATGATACTGTCGTTTTAGAAAAAATAATTCGTGCTAATTCTCCCGCTGAAGCAAAGAAATTAGGTAGAGAAGTTAAGAATTATGTGAATACCGTTTGGTTAGAAAACAGATATGAAATTGTTCGACTGGGGAATTTTTATAAGTTCAGTCAGAATAAAGAGTTGAAGGAATTTTTAAGCAACACCAAAGACAGAATTTTGGTAGAAGCAAGTCCCGTTGATCCCATTTGGGGAATCGGAATGGCAGCAGATCATAAGGAAGTTAACAATCCTGAGAAGTGGAAAGGTTTAAATCTTTTAGGTTTTGCTTTGATGGAAGTTAGAGATGAATTGAAATAA
- the prs gene encoding ribose-phosphate diphosphokinase: protein MILNLDPNFRPFKGQKEIEFKSFTFSGGEPHIKINPDFDVKEEITITHRLNSFNDLGLLCLTVDALRRMDVKIINLFIPYFPAARQDRVMIKGEPLSVKVYADIINAMQLEKVFVFDAHSEVTPALVNNCEVIPNHTFIQTVIKSIGNDVKLISPDGGALKKIYKVSEFLGGVDVVECSKSRDVKTGRLSGFKVYEDDLQGKDCLIVDDICDGGGTFVGLAEELKNKNAGKLYLAVSHGIFNKGFEVLDCFEKIFTTNSFRDFEDKRVEVVDLKELI from the coding sequence ATGATACTTAACCTAGACCCAAATTTCAGACCGTTTAAGGGTCAAAAAGAAATAGAATTTAAAAGTTTTACCTTTTCAGGAGGAGAACCACATATCAAGATTAATCCTGATTTTGATGTTAAAGAAGAAATCACCATCACACATCGTTTAAATTCATTCAATGATTTAGGATTATTGTGTCTTACCGTAGACGCTTTAAGACGAATGGATGTGAAAATCATAAACCTCTTCATTCCGTATTTTCCTGCTGCGAGACAAGACAGAGTGATGATCAAAGGCGAGCCACTGTCTGTAAAAGTGTATGCTGATATTATTAATGCAATGCAATTAGAGAAAGTTTTTGTGTTCGACGCCCATTCTGAAGTTACTCCGGCATTGGTGAACAACTGTGAAGTGATTCCGAATCATACCTTTATTCAAACCGTTATTAAAAGTATCGGTAATGACGTAAAACTCATTTCTCCGGACGGAGGAGCTTTAAAGAAAATCTATAAAGTTTCTGAATTTTTGGGCGGAGTTGACGTAGTAGAATGCAGCAAAAGCCGTGATGTGAAAACAGGAAGATTGTCTGGTTTTAAAGTGTATGAAGACGATTTACAAGGAAAAGATTGTTTAATTGTAGATGATATTTGTGACGGTGGCGGAACATTTGTTGGCCTTGCCGAAGAATTAAAAAACAAAAACGCCGGAAAATTATACTTAGCAGTCAGCCACGGGATTTTTAATAAAGGTTTTGAAGTTTTAGATTGCTTCGAAAAAATATTCACAACCAATTCTTTTAGAGATTTTGAGGATAAAAGAGTTGAGGTTGTAGATTTAAAAGAATTGATATGA
- a CDS encoding NUDIX hydrolase, producing MSANQNIRVAVDAIVFGYQNNQLYVLLIEQKFGSSESYWAFPGGLVQNEESLQAAVKRELKEETNVAVNYLEQLFTFGDDVLRDPRNRVISVAYFALVDPSKLIIKADSDAEKVQWCKVEEVPTLAFDHNLILKKAIERVKAKLTYEPIGFDLLPNEFLFSELENLYCTILEKEIDRRNFRKKILSYGIIEETANFSPVKTGRPAKLFRFNAHKYNALVKEGFHFEIKFA from the coding sequence ATGTCAGCAAATCAAAATATCCGGGTTGCAGTAGACGCAATTGTTTTTGGCTATCAAAACAATCAATTGTATGTGCTTTTAATCGAGCAAAAGTTTGGATCCAGTGAGTCGTATTGGGCTTTTCCGGGAGGATTAGTGCAAAATGAAGAATCTCTGCAAGCTGCGGTTAAAAGAGAGTTGAAAGAAGAAACTAATGTTGCTGTAAATTATTTAGAGCAGTTATTTACATTTGGAGATGACGTTCTTCGGGATCCCAGAAATCGGGTGATTTCTGTTGCTTATTTTGCTTTGGTGGATCCTTCCAAGCTAATAATCAAAGCCGATTCTGATGCCGAAAAAGTGCAATGGTGTAAGGTAGAAGAAGTTCCTACATTGGCTTTTGACCACAATCTGATTCTGAAAAAAGCAATAGAAAGAGTAAAAGCAAAACTCACCTACGAACCAATTGGATTTGATTTACTACCCAATGAGTTTCTGTTTTCAGAACTCGAAAATCTGTATTGTACGATTTTAGAGAAGGAAATTGATCGTAGAAATTTTAGAAAAAAAATCCTGAGCTACGGAATTATAGAAGAAACGGCTAATTTTTCGCCAGTTAAAACAGGAAGACCTGCAAAATTATTTAGGTTTAATGCTCATAAATACAATGCTTTAGTGAAAGAAGGGTTTCACTTTGAAATTAAGTTTGCGTAA
- a CDS encoding LysR family transcriptional regulator, whose amino-acid sequence MVNLEWYRTFKSVYKNGSFSVAARELFMSQPAVSQQMSMLEAHVGNKLFNRKSKGVEPTEYAKLLNNLIIDALDRLENVESGFRAKAQDSKRLVSVGISKNLYSSLGSILISKFDFIDFTFADNDSLFALVDAKKLDFAIVTKRYDTFDTVQEIVGQIKLVMVTSINEEIQEFNQKVQSQNFTEIEHWLNEQKWYSHEARIPHIKIFWLHAFNKKRPSMVPNYIIPSEYQMLETLSRNSGVAITWSCNAKQFIQDQKLQLLWESDRLPEVDVFLLTAKNNNLNSLFEIVSAELKAVLR is encoded by the coding sequence ATGGTCAATCTCGAGTGGTACAGAACTTTTAAATCGGTCTATAAAAACGGTAGTTTTTCCGTTGCGGCAAGAGAGTTGTTTATGAGTCAGCCCGCAGTAAGTCAGCAGATGTCAATGTTGGAAGCACATGTGGGTAATAAATTATTCAACAGAAAATCAAAAGGAGTAGAGCCGACCGAATACGCTAAGTTACTTAATAATTTAATTATTGATGCGCTCGATCGTTTAGAAAATGTGGAAAGTGGTTTTAGAGCTAAAGCACAGGATTCTAAAAGATTAGTGTCCGTAGGTATTTCGAAAAATTTGTACAGCAGTTTGGGGAGCATTTTGATTTCTAAGTTTGATTTTATTGATTTTACTTTTGCCGATAATGATTCTCTTTTTGCTCTTGTAGATGCTAAAAAGCTTGATTTTGCGATTGTGACCAAGCGTTATGATACGTTTGATACGGTTCAGGAAATTGTAGGTCAGATAAAATTGGTCATGGTGACTTCTATAAATGAAGAAATTCAGGAGTTTAATCAAAAAGTGCAATCTCAAAATTTTACAGAAATTGAACATTGGCTAAATGAACAGAAATGGTACAGTCACGAAGCAAGGATTCCGCATATAAAAATATTCTGGTTGCATGCTTTCAATAAAAAAAGGCCATCAATGGTTCCTAATTATATTATTCCGTCAGAATATCAAATGTTGGAAACGCTTTCGAGAAACTCCGGTGTTGCTATTACGTGGAGTTGTAATGCCAAACAGTTTATTCAGGACCAAAAGTTGCAGTTGTTGTGGGAAAGCGATCGATTGCCTGAAGTGGATGTGTTTCTGTTAACTGCTAAAAACAATAATTTAAATTCGCTCTTTGAGATCGTTTCCGCAGAATTGAAGGCAGTTCTACGATAA